A single Drosophila miranda strain MSH22 chromosome XR, D.miranda_PacBio2.1, whole genome shotgun sequence DNA region contains:
- the LOC117186743 gene encoding uncharacterized protein LOC117186743, protein MAALASVGKENFPLGCFFRASVNGTAMVAKSLMKRLYHPAVPIKLRSSFTELGIGIFCIATTLSGSICSVPPPMINPRHWATNRRYRRCVWKSGAITKRSSK, encoded by the exons ATGGCCGCCCTCGCTTCCGTTGGCAAGGAAAACTTCCCGCTCGGATGCTTCTTCAGAGCATCTGTTAACGGTACCGCGATGGTGGCGAAGTCCTTGATGAAGCGCCTATACCACCCTGCGGTTCCTATAAAGCTCCGTAGCTCCTTCACTGAACTCGGGATCGGGATCTTTTGTATAGCCACAACCCTATCGGGATCCATTTGCAGCGTGCCGCCTCCGATGATAAACCCCAG GCACTGGGCCACCAATCGCAGATATCGCAGATGCGTCTGGAAATCCGGAGCTATCACCAAAAGATCGTCCAAATAA